A section of the Myxocyprinus asiaticus isolate MX2 ecotype Aquarium Trade chromosome 22, UBuf_Myxa_2, whole genome shotgun sequence genome encodes:
- the LOC127412783 gene encoding protein ATP1B4-like, whose product MERDSTEGGAEDLLLEDKVSKLRAGSLHKNELAEAMEVEQEGLVEHQPLEQDDLNFEKWKPKPKPKRTLHEKIDDLKTYLWNAETKEFMGRSGKSWSLILLFYSALYIFLAAMFAGCMCCLMWSISPYAPTYNDRVMPPGMTMSPHVDVAHGFDIAFNASDRSSWKKYAKSLEAYLKPYDDAVQERRNILCEGNTYFMQDDLEESAERKACQFKRSWLGECSGLQDRDFGYSKGKPCILLKMNRILGYLAGQGTAVNVSCGVKKGSTEGLGEVEFFPKNIFNLRYYPYYGKLRHVNYSSPLVAVRFPRVQYDTQLHVQCKLNGKGIINDSATDRFLGSVSFTLEVGA is encoded by the exons ATGGAGCGCGACTCTACCGAGGGAGGGGCAGAAGACCTGCTCCTGGAAGACAAAGTTTCAAAACTG CGTGCAGGGTCACTTCATAAAAATGAACTAGCTGAGGCCATGGAAGTGGAACAGGAAGGACTAGTAGAACATCAGCCTCTGGAGCAGGATGACCTCAACTTTGAGAAATGGAAGCCCAAGCCAAAGCCCAAGAGGACACTGCATGAGAAAATCGATGACCTAAAGACATACCTGTGGAATGCAGAGACTAAGGAGTTTATGGGTCGCTCAGGGAAGAGTTGGA gccttATTCTGCTCTTCTACTCAGCATTATACATTTTCCTGGCAGCCATGTTTGCTGGCTGTATGTGCTGCCTGATGTGGTCAATAAGCCCCTATGCTCCCACCTACAATGACAGAGTGATGCCACCAG GTATGACAATGTCCCCTCATGTAGATGTAGCTCATGGGTTTGACATTGCTTTTAACGCCTCAGACCGTAGCTCATGGAAGAAGTATGCAAAATCACTGGAAGCCTATCTAAAAC CCTATGACGATGCAGTTCAGGAGAGGCGAAACATTTTATGCGAAGGAAATACGTATTTCATGCAGGATGACTTGGAGGAGAGTGCTGAGCGAAAGGCATGCCAGTTTAAGAGGTCCTGGCTGGGGGAGTGCTCCGGCCTACAGGATCGAGATTTTGGCTACTCAAAGGGAAAACCCTGCATTCTCCTTAAAATGAATCGG aTTCTTGGGTACCTGGCTGGTCAAGGCACTGCAGTAAATGTTTCATGTGGAGTAAAG AAAGGGTCAACTGAAGGCCTCGGAGAAGTTGAGTTCTTTCCCAAAAATATCTTTAACTTGCGTTACTACCCCTACTATGGGAAACTGAGACAT GTAAACTACTCTTCACCACTGGTGGCTGTGCGCTTCCCTAGAGTCCAGTATGACACCCAACTACATGTTCAATGCAAACTAAACGGCAAGGGCATCATCAACGATTCAGCAACTGACCGTTTCTTGGGTAGCGTGTCTTTCACTTTAGAAGTGGGTGCATAG
- the LOC127412784 gene encoding lysosome-associated membrane glycoprotein 2-like isoform X2, translated as MALRGCLTLFLILLSGIVYAQKTTVLLSTSVITPVTEINTTSSPTHSTHASTTTATITTIHTNVTTGAPTTSSHNTTNSTTDAPTTTIHNTTNSTTEAPTTEHTNATTAPTTTPTPTTPPVLNPTVGNYSVRHFANSSACLLAKMGLQFSFKTSVNASLQTINLDPNVTTASGTCGSGDNNSSLMLKSEKITVQFVFTNVSQKFHLHALMLSIDLGNEGIFNESNTNLSLWEASVGSSYMCKKEQSYKISDKLTINTFELQVQPFAVQKDTFSTAEECFLDSDLSFLVPIAVGVALSFLIILVLISYLIGRKKSHTGYQSV; from the exons ATGGCTCTCCGCGGTTGTTTGACCCTGTTCTTGATTCTGCTGAGTG GTATTGTGTATGCTCAGAAAACAACAGTACTTCTCTCTACTAGCGTAATCACCCCAGTCACAGAGATTAACACGACTAGTTCTCCAACTCACTCCACTCATGCCAGTACAACAACAGCTACTATAACTACCATTCATACCAATGTAACCACAGGAGCTCCAACTACTTCATCTCACAATACAACCAATTCTACTACAGATGCGCCAACTACCACCATTCACAATACAACCAATTCTACCACTGAAGCGCCAACTACTGAGCACACTAATGCTACAACAGCCCCGACAACGACTCCGACTCCAACCACTCCACCAGTCCTCAACCCAACTGTTGGAAACTACAGTGTCCGGCATTTTGCCAATTCCTCAGCCTGTCTTTTGGCAAAGATGGGCCTCCAGTTCAGCTTCAAAACAAGTGTG AATGCCAGCCTTCAGACTATTAATCTTGACCCTAATGTAACCACAGCAAGTGGAACCTGTGGAAGTGGTGACAATAACTCTTCTCTTATGCTGAAGTCGGAAAAAATCACAGTTCAGTTTGTTTTCACAAAT GTTTCACAAAAATTCCACCTGCATGCTTTGATGCTCTCTATTGATCTTGGAAATG AAGGCATTTTTAATGAATCCAATACTAATCTGAGTCTGTGGGAGGCATCTGTTGGCAGCTCCTACATGTGCAAGAAAGAGCAGAGTTACAAAATTTCAGACAAGCTTACCATCAACACATTTGAGCTACAAGTGCAACCTTTTGCAGTCCAGAAGGACACATTTAGCACAG CGGAGGAGTGCTTTCTGGATTCTGATTTGAGTTTTCTCGTGCCCATTGCTGTGGGTGTGGCTCTTAGCTTCCTAATCATCCTAGTGCTTATCTCTTACCTGATTGGCCGGAAAAAGAGTCACACTGGTTACCAGTCTGTATAA
- the LOC127412784 gene encoding lysosome-associated membrane glycoprotein 2-like isoform X1 → MALRGCLTLFLILLSGIVYAQKTTVLLSTSVITPVTEINTTSSPTHSTHASTTTATITTIHTNVTTGAPTTSSHNTTNSTTDAPTTTIHNTTNSTTEAPTTEHTNATTAPTTTPTPTTPPVLNPTVGNYSVRHFANSSACLLAKMGLQFSFKTSVNASLQTINLDPNVTTASGTCGSGDNNSSLMLKSEKITVQFVFTNVSQKFHLHALMLSIDLGNEGIFNESNTNLSLWEASVGSSYMCKKEQSYKISDKLTINTFELQVQPFAVQKDTFSTAEDCLADEPDNFIVPIAVGIALAVLVVIVLLAYLIGRKRSQTTGYEQFD, encoded by the exons ATGGCTCTCCGCGGTTGTTTGACCCTGTTCTTGATTCTGCTGAGTG GTATTGTGTATGCTCAGAAAACAACAGTACTTCTCTCTACTAGCGTAATCACCCCAGTCACAGAGATTAACACGACTAGTTCTCCAACTCACTCCACTCATGCCAGTACAACAACAGCTACTATAACTACCATTCATACCAATGTAACCACAGGAGCTCCAACTACTTCATCTCACAATACAACCAATTCTACTACAGATGCGCCAACTACCACCATTCACAATACAACCAATTCTACCACTGAAGCGCCAACTACTGAGCACACTAATGCTACAACAGCCCCGACAACGACTCCGACTCCAACCACTCCACCAGTCCTCAACCCAACTGTTGGAAACTACAGTGTCCGGCATTTTGCCAATTCCTCAGCCTGTCTTTTGGCAAAGATGGGCCTCCAGTTCAGCTTCAAAACAAGTGTG AATGCCAGCCTTCAGACTATTAATCTTGACCCTAATGTAACCACAGCAAGTGGAACCTGTGGAAGTGGTGACAATAACTCTTCTCTTATGCTGAAGTCGGAAAAAATCACAGTTCAGTTTGTTTTCACAAAT GTTTCACAAAAATTCCACCTGCATGCTTTGATGCTCTCTATTGATCTTGGAAATG AAGGCATTTTTAATGAATCCAATACTAATCTGAGTCTGTGGGAGGCATCTGTTGGCAGCTCCTACATGTGCAAGAAAGAGCAGAGTTACAAAATTTCAGACAAGCTTACCATCAACACATTTGAGCTACAAGTGCAACCTTTTGCAGTCCAGAAGGACACATTTAGCACAG cTGAGGATTGCCTTGCAGATGAGCCTGATAACTTCATTGTCCCTATAGCGGTCGGAATTGCCCTGGCTGTCCTAGTTGTTATTGTGTTATTGGCCTATCTGATTGGAAGAAAGAGAAGTCAAACCACTGGCTACGAGCAATTTGATTAG
- the LOC127412784 gene encoding lysosome-associated membrane glycoprotein 1-like isoform X3, with translation MALRGCLTLFLILLSGIVYAQKTTVLLSTSVITPVTEINTTSSPTHSTHASTTTATITTIHTNVTTGAPTTSSHNTTNSTTDAPTTTIHNTTNSTTEAPTTEHTNATTAPTTTPTPTTPPVLNPTVGNYSVRHFANSSACLLAKMGLQFSFKTSVNASLQTINLDPNVTTASGTCGSGDNNSSLMLKSEKITVQFVFTNVSQKFHLHALMLSIDLGNEGIFNESNTNLSLWEASVGSSYMCKKEQSYKISDKLTINTFELQVQPFAVQKDTFSTAHECSMDDTSLLIPIIVGAALAGLIFIVVIAYVIGRRRTYVGYQTL, from the exons ATGGCTCTCCGCGGTTGTTTGACCCTGTTCTTGATTCTGCTGAGTG GTATTGTGTATGCTCAGAAAACAACAGTACTTCTCTCTACTAGCGTAATCACCCCAGTCACAGAGATTAACACGACTAGTTCTCCAACTCACTCCACTCATGCCAGTACAACAACAGCTACTATAACTACCATTCATACCAATGTAACCACAGGAGCTCCAACTACTTCATCTCACAATACAACCAATTCTACTACAGATGCGCCAACTACCACCATTCACAATACAACCAATTCTACCACTGAAGCGCCAACTACTGAGCACACTAATGCTACAACAGCCCCGACAACGACTCCGACTCCAACCACTCCACCAGTCCTCAACCCAACTGTTGGAAACTACAGTGTCCGGCATTTTGCCAATTCCTCAGCCTGTCTTTTGGCAAAGATGGGCCTCCAGTTCAGCTTCAAAACAAGTGTG AATGCCAGCCTTCAGACTATTAATCTTGACCCTAATGTAACCACAGCAAGTGGAACCTGTGGAAGTGGTGACAATAACTCTTCTCTTATGCTGAAGTCGGAAAAAATCACAGTTCAGTTTGTTTTCACAAAT GTTTCACAAAAATTCCACCTGCATGCTTTGATGCTCTCTATTGATCTTGGAAATG AAGGCATTTTTAATGAATCCAATACTAATCTGAGTCTGTGGGAGGCATCTGTTGGCAGCTCCTACATGTGCAAGAAAGAGCAGAGTTACAAAATTTCAGACAAGCTTACCATCAACACATTTGAGCTACAAGTGCAACCTTTTGCAGTCCAGAAGGACACATTTAGCACAG CCCATGAATGTTCAATGGATGACACCAGCCTCTTAATCCCAATCATTGTTGGTGCCGCTCTGGCCGGTTTGATTTTCATTGTTGTGATTGCATACGTGATTGGTCGACGAAGGACCTATGTTGGATATCAGACGCTGTAA
- the LOC127412560 gene encoding cullin-4B-like, which produces MFPTGLPSPNAPPPAQEPRPAASDVHIDSSLTSSKKRKINSSDKEDIDSIALSPKAICNSSSTTTTSCSPTSAQQHIQKKLRFEDPVDLIGLDVKMAEESCIPAASCSKAKNSFLSGGVDHHSNGLTKSAGSATFSNNKPGAAKKLVIKNFKEKPKLPENYTNETWQKLKEAVEAIQNSTSIKYNLEELYQAVENLCSHKISAKLYKQLRVVCEDHIKAQIDQFREDALDSVLFLKKIDKCWQDHCRQMIMIRSIFLFLDRTYVLQNSMLPSIWDMGLELFRFYIISDLKVQSKTIDGILLLIERERSGEAVDRSLLRSLLSMLSDLQIYQDSFEQRFLEETNRLYAAEGQRLMQEREVPQYLHHVNKRLEEEADRVITYLDQSTQKPLIATVEKQLLGEHLTAILQKGLNNLLDENRIQDLSLLYQLFSRVRGGVQVLLQHWIEYIKAFGSTIVINPEKDKTMVQELLDFKDKVDHIIDICFMKNEKFVNGMKEAFETFINKRPNKPAELIAKYVDSKLRAGNKEATDEELEKMLDKIMIIFRFIYGKDVFEAFYKKDLAKRLLVGKSASVDAEKSMLSKLKHECGAAFTSKLEGMFKDMELSKDIMVQFKQHIQCQNIPGNIELTVNILTMGYWPTYIPMEVHLPPEMVRLQEIFKTFYLGKHSGRKLQWQSTLGHCVLKAEFKEGKKELQVSLFQTLVLLMFNEGEEFSLEDIKLATGIEDGELRRTLQSLACGKARVLTKTPKSKDVEDGDKFSCNDDFKHKLFRIKINQIQMKETVEEQASTTERVFQDRQYQIDAAIVRIMKMRKTLSHNLLVSEVYNQLKFPVKPADLKKRIESLIDRDYMERDKENPNQYNYVA; this is translated from the exons atgtttCCAACAGGTTTACCTTCCCCTAATGCCCCACCGCCAGCCCAAGAGCCCAGACCGGCAGCTTCTGATGTTCACATCGACAGTAGCTTAACATCTTCTAAAAAGAGGAAAATAAACAGTTCCGATAAGGAGGACATTGATTCAATAGCTTTGTCTCCTAAAGCCATTTGCAATTCCTCCTCCACAACCACCACGTCCTGCTCTCCCACTTCTGCACAGCAGCACATCCAGAAGAAGTTGAGGTTCGAGGACCCGGTGGATTTGATCGGACTGGATGTGAAGATGGCCGAAGAGTCGTGTATCCCCGCTGCATCGTGTTCAAAAGCGAAAAACTCGTTTCTGTCCGGAGGTGTAGATCATCACTCGAACGGACTGACCAAGTCTGCGGGCTCCGCCACCTTCTCTAATAATAAACCCGGTGCTGCAAAAAAACTTGTTATCAAGAACTTTAAAG AAAAGCCAAAATTACCAGAGAACTACACAAATGAGACCTGGCAGAAGCTGAAGGAGGCAGTGGAGGCCATACAGAACAGCACTTCAATAAAGTACAATCTAGAGGAGCTCTATCAG GCTGTTGAAAACCTGTGCTCTCATAAGATATCTGCCAAGCTCTATAAACAGCTCAGAGTGGTCTGTGAAGACCATATCAAGGCACAGATTGACCAGTTCAGAGA GGATGCCCTAGACAGTGTACTATTCCTGAAGAAAATAGACAAATGTTGGCAAGATCACTGCAGACAAATG aTCATGATTAGgagtatatttttgtttttggatcGCACATATGTTTTACAAAATTCAATGCTGCCATCAATCTG GGACATGGGTTTGGAGTTGTTTCGTTTTTATATCATCAGCGACCTGAAGGTGCAAAGTAAGACAATTGATGGAATCCTGCTTCTTATTGAAAGGGAGCGGAGCGGGGAGGCTGTAGACCGCAGTCTCTTGAGGAGTCTACTGAGCATGCTCTCAGATCTGCAG ATTTATCAGGATTCATTTGAGCAGCGCTTTCTGGAGGAGACAAATCGGCTGTATGCTGCGGAGGGCCAGAGGCTCATGCAGGAGAGAGAG GTGCCACAGTATCTTCATCATGTCAATAAACGGCTGGAAGAGGAGGCAGACAGAGTTATTACATACTTGGACCAGAGCACACA AAAACCCCTTATTGCCACAGTAGAAAAGCAACTGCTTGGAGAACACCTCACTGCAATACTTCAGAAAG GTTTGAATAACCTGCTGGATGAGAACCGTATTCAGGATCTGTCTCTGCTGTATCAGCTCTTTAGTCGTGTGAGGGGGGGCGTGCAAGTTCTGTTGCAGCATTGGATCGAGTACATCAAG GCCTTTGGAAGCACAATTGTCATCAACCCTGAGAAAGACAAGACAATGGTTCAGGAGCTTCTGGATTTCAAGGATAAAGTCGATCACATCATTGACATATGTTTCATGAAGAATGAGAAGTTTGTAAATGGTATGAAGGAGGCCTTTGAGACTTTCATCAACAAACGGCCCAACAAACCTGCAGAGCTCATAG CAAAATATGTGGATTCAAAGCTACGTGCAGGAAACAAGGAAGCAACTGATGAGGAACTTGAGAAAATGTTAGACAAGATAATGATCATTTTCAGGTTTATTTATG gcaAAGATGTTTTTGAGGCCTTCTACAAGAAAGACCTTGCAAAGAGGTTACTGGTTGGAAAGAGTGCCTCTGTAGATGCAGAGAAATCAATGCTGTCAAAACTGAAACATG AATGTGGAGCTGCATTTACCAGTAAACTGGAAGGAATGTTCAAAGACATGGAGCTTTCAAAAGACATAATGGTGCAGTTCAAACAG CACATCCAATGCCAAAATATTCCCGGAAACATCGAGCTGACTGTGAACATTCTCACTATGGGTTATTGGCCAACTTACATCCCCATGGAAGTACATCTGCCTCCAGAG ATGGTTAGATTACAGGAGATTTTCAAGACGTTTTACCTGGGCAAACACAGTGGGCGGAAACTACAGTGGCAATCAACATTAGGACATTGTGTGCTAAAGGCTGAATTCAAAGAA GGCAAAAAAGAGCTGCAGGTGTCACTGTTTCAGACATTAGTTCTGCTAATGTTTAATGAAGGGGAGGAGTTTTCTCTGGAGGACATCAAACTGGCTACAGGCATAG aGGACGGTGAGCTTAGGCGGACTCTGCAGTCTCTGGCCTGTGGAAAGGCACGTGTCCTTACCAAAACTCCAAAGAGCAAAGACGTGGAAGATGGAGACAAGTTCTCATGTAATGATGATTTCAAACACAAACTCTTCAGGATTAAGATCAACCAGATCCAGATGAAAGAGACG GTGGAAGAACAAGCCAGCACTACTGAGAGAGTATTTCAAGACCGTCAGTACCAAATCGATGCTGCCATTGTTCGAATCATGAAAATGAGGAAGACTCTAAGCCATAATCTTCTGGTTTCTGAGGTGTACAACCAACTCAAATTTCCAGTCAAG